A region of the Spirochaetota bacterium genome:
TCCATTCTTAGACATTCCATAGACTTCACAAAACCTCTTTCGTCGCCCATTATTCTTGTTGGGAGGGTAAGGAAATCGAAAATGATACCCTCCTCCTCAGCGTGATGAATTTCAGCATCCCTAGCCGGAAGCTCCTCCCTTGATCGCCTATAAATGATATTAGAAGATAACGCTCCCATGCGGAGAGCTGTTCTTGCTGAATCCATTGCAACATTCCCACCTCCGATTGTGGCTACCTTTTTGCCACGAATAATAGGTGTATCATATTTGGGAAATTGATATGCCTTCATGAGATTAGATCTTGTCAGATATTCATTTGCCGAAAAAACGCCGTTTAGATTTTCACCAGGTATACCCAAAAACATTGGAGCTCCTGCTCCAGAACCAACGAACACAGCATCGTAATCAGTTGAGAGCAGTTCATCAATAGTCTTCGTTCTACCAACAATAAAATTATTCTTTACCTCAACTCCCATCTCCTTAAGATAATTCACTTCAGCCTCCACTATACTCTTCGGGAGACGGAACTCTGGAATTCCATAGACAAGCACACCGCCTGACTTATGCAGGGCTTCATATACCATAACATCATGACCAAATTTTCGAAGCTCACCAGCAACTGTGAGACCTGCAGGGCCAGATCCCACTACTGCGATGCGCCTTCCAGTTGAAGGCTGGATTTTAGGAATCTTTACTTCATCATACTCTCTCTCCCAGTCAGATGCGAACCTCTCAAGATTTCCAATAGCTACAGGTTTGTCTTTCCCTTTAGCTCCAAGGATACATCTTATCTCACACTGTTCCTCCTGAGGGCACACCCTCCCACAGATCGCAGGAAGCG
Encoded here:
- the gltA gene encoding NADPH-dependent glutamate synthase, with translation MSENQEEVKKKKERLPRQAMPEQKPDERKKNFEEVPYGYKPDQAKKEASRCLQCKKPKCVEGCPVNIDIPAFIKLIEEEKFTEAARKIKEENALPAICGRVCPQEEQCEIRCILGAKGKDKPVAIGNLERFASDWEREYDEVKIPKIQPSTGRRIAVVGSGPAGLTVAGELRKFGHDVMVYEALHKSGGVLVYGIPEFRLPKSIVEAEVNYLKEMGVEVKNNFIVGRTKTIDELLSTDYDAVFVGSGAGAPMFLGIPGENLNGVFSANEYLTRSNLMKAYQFPKYDTPIIRGKKVATIGGGNVAMDSARTALRMGALSSNIIYRRSREELPARDAEIHHAEEEGIIFDFLTLPTRIMGDERGFVKSMECLRMELGEPDDSGRRRPVPIEGSEFTIDVDTVIIAIGNKPNPLIPSTTTDIEITKKGTIVVDEETGLTSKPKVYAGGDVVTGAATVILAMGAGKIAAKAIDEVLKSS